From one Deinococcus sp. QL22 genomic stretch:
- a CDS encoding class III lanthipeptide: MNKILKLQSLSTTSLVEDTAAWSTSSYGCNTVGTDEWSTASNGCTKTQQVN; encoded by the coding sequence ATGAACAAGATCTTGAAACTTCAGAGCCTGTCCACCACCAGCCTCGTCGAAGACACCGCTGCCTGGAGCACCAGTAGCTACGGCTGCAACACGGTCGGCACCGACGAGTGGAGCACGGCCAGCAACGGCTGCACCAAGACCCAACAAGTCAACTGA
- a CDS encoding MBL fold metallo-hydrolase, translating to MTVLPAVACHVTAGGTRVYTVTLRAFPQFEANTFLVVQGEPAAPSYAALVDMGSAHEDSLGDLHAGLAHIRSAYGEAWSWDTLSRLLVTHPHADHVGGLPAVRALTPAPVAAHTWAVPALEQPEARGAAWQVQVEGHLRWAGIPTKSSYAARLRRRAHNLMLPSRVAVQTPLQDGDLLDGVFQVIHTPGHDGAQVCLRVDDLLLSADHLLPHNSPPLMPERYQRGAGLQHYLASLNRIEALEGVEVALGGHGGPMADWRGRIRALRARYQDKLATLRAAAQQPVTIHDLLPLLYPNLRPAQAILLLDQTAALAEYLGQAGGLEETQREDGAALFQTRS from the coding sequence ATGACTGTTCTGCCCGCTGTGGCCTGCCACGTCACTGCCGGCGGCACGCGGGTCTACACCGTGACCCTGCGGGCGTTTCCCCAGTTTGAGGCCAACACCTTCCTGGTGGTTCAGGGCGAGCCCGCGGCGCCAAGTTACGCCGCCCTGGTGGACATGGGCAGCGCGCACGAGGACAGCCTGGGCGACCTGCACGCGGGTCTGGCGCACATCCGTTCGGCCTACGGCGAGGCGTGGTCTTGGGACACCCTGAGCCGGCTGCTGGTCACTCACCCTCACGCCGACCATGTGGGCGGGCTGCCGGCCGTGCGGGCGCTGACCCCTGCGCCCGTCGCGGCCCACACCTGGGCGGTTCCGGCCCTGGAACAGCCCGAGGCGCGCGGCGCCGCGTGGCAGGTTCAGGTCGAGGGCCACCTGCGCTGGGCGGGCATTCCCACAAAGAGCAGTTACGCGGCGCGTCTGCGCCGCCGCGCCCACAACCTGATGCTGCCCAGCCGCGTGGCGGTTCAGACGCCTCTCCAAGACGGCGACCTGCTGGACGGCGTCTTTCAGGTCATTCATACTCCCGGCCATGACGGCGCGCAGGTGTGCCTCCGGGTGGACGATCTGTTGCTCAGCGCTGATCACCTGCTGCCGCACAATTCACCACCGCTGATGCCAGAGCGCTACCAGCGGGGAGCGGGGCTGCAGCACTACCTGGCTTCGCTGAACCGCATCGAGGCACTTGAAGGCGTGGAGGTCGCGTTGGGTGGTCACGGCGGCCCCATGGCCGACTGGCGCGGGCGCATCCGCGCGCTGCGGGCGCGGTATCAGGACAAGCTGGCCACCCTGCGGGCGGCGGCTCAGCAGCCCGTGACCATTCACGACCTGCTCCCCTTGCTGTACCCGAACCTTCGCCCCGCACAAGCCATCTTGCTCCTGGATCAGACGGCGGCGCTGGCCGAGTATCTGGGGCAGGCAGGAGGGCTGGAGGAAACGCAGCGGGAAGACGGCGCGGCCCTGTTTCAGACCCGGTCGTAA
- a CDS encoding transposase family protein, whose amino-acid sequence MERDRLTRTLKMNRKPFRRRTGVSPETFAKMETVLAQREERKKKSGRPAALSVAEQLLMTLEFWHESRTFAHLGDDWGVHDDGVHRTVERVEAALIASARFQMPRKRVFQEAQLVYSIVALDASEVPCERPKKSSALGTAGRKNVIP is encoded by the coding sequence GTGGAGCGAGACCGTCTGACACGCACGCTGAAGATGAATCGCAAGCCGTTTCGTCGACGCACTGGGGTTTCCCCGGAAACCTTTGCCAAGATGGAAACGGTGCTGGCACAACGGGAAGAACGGAAGAAGAAATCTGGCCGCCCAGCCGCGCTCAGCGTGGCTGAACAACTCCTGATGACGCTGGAATTCTGGCATGAGTCCCGTACCTTCGCACACCTGGGTGACGACTGGGGCGTGCATGACGATGGCGTGCACCGCACGGTGGAACGCGTGGAAGCGGCCTTGATTGCCAGTGCGCGGTTCCAGATGCCCAGAAAACGCGTATTTCAGGAAGCGCAGCTCGTCTACAGCATCGTGGCGCTTGATGCTTCTGAAGTGCCGTGTGAACGGCCCAAAAAAAGCAGCGCGCTTGGTACAGCGGGAAGAAAAAACGTCATACCCTGA
- a CDS encoding transposase family protein, giving the protein MTTHKATRASPLSAEQRQENRVLAHARQGTLHAIRRMKIFRVLKGMYRHRRRRFALRVQLIAALCNLTRARPA; this is encoded by the coding sequence ATCACCACCCATAAGGCGACGCGAGCGTCGCCCCTCTCCGCCGAACAACGCCAAGAAAACCGCGTGCTGGCACATGCCCGGCAGGGCACCCTGCATGCCATCCGTCGTATGAAGATCTTCCGCGTCTTGAAGGGCATGTACCGACATCGGCGGCGTCGGTTTGCGCTCCGAGTTCAGCTGATCGCGGCGCTCTGCAACCTCACCCGTGCACGTCCCGCCTGA
- a CDS encoding LuxR family transcriptional regulator: MGFPEASVHPQALVPRALQVEVVRSELLEQLAGADRPCVAVVAPSGYGKTTLLAQYARSTARSVAWLTLAESDVETGQLFLALQRALHAYPGLQIPLDNLPTPDRFLSDLVRRLSEMDGCLDLILDRAERVTRLQGSWLGQLVDALPEGHRLILAGYDLNGFPLARLVASGHVQLVTHTQLRFTLQDTETFLQLREASQDAAALQDALEGWPVGVALACVEDASPVELDDLLHDVLDRLPGDVRQALPELALMEEWSENMGLTLGLTLPANWLRTTRQAGLPLTPLGRGLYRPHTLLLDTLRTELERDPARALPLHLRLAEQAVQQGDLTRAVQHAAWAGDVALLEQSAQTLFPRLRGRHEFALLADLTALHPAPLPAWWQEYSAVAQIETGQVAAGLRLLEQLEQAGALGTLGYAALALQAARRGDFEQQLQQAERGLALPDSPVHQVLNMQRASALISLQRPEEGLEVSQQMVEEARRRGLPLDEANGLNTQQYALMMLRRWDEQEDALTRARALFAANGRASSVLQIDQQLLDIHLLHGRTAEAETLLRDALPAAERNQPVLMPTLLLAKARLLLARSDWSAAAEALDQAEARLQSLGLTVLLPFVHFTRFDLCTAQGDAPAASRAFDVGVTTSVTPLLRDLYLPFYEGARAFDTGDWPRARKALGRAAHESAERGHQLRATVLLAALEEATGQSGSRHLQAVAEQFGALDAALVCAADQPRLTALVTALQERQPDHPLARLGPLRVAHPPASFLVHAESQVRVTFEGQPVRLPLSKAGELLLWLLWYGSGTLPEILNALWDGSRDPRHHEYYRVVVRRLRATLRGLIGQDLDPVPHIQGRYSLHPNLVITSTLHQALQQARQGNPVAILQLRADELLADVESEWVEALREAVRREQHLVLGDLEGQLASRDPDRAVQILKDSLRHQTDQEAFHLSLIRTLLLHRPVEAPAAYQGYVHMLETAHGQTPDPAVRRALTALGLNA; encoded by the coding sequence ATGGGTTTTCCAGAGGCGTCCGTGCATCCGCAGGCCCTTGTTCCGCGGGCGCTGCAGGTCGAAGTGGTGCGCTCAGAGCTGCTGGAGCAACTCGCAGGCGCGGACCGGCCCTGCGTGGCAGTGGTGGCCCCGAGCGGGTACGGCAAAACCACCCTGTTGGCCCAGTACGCCCGCAGCACGGCGCGGTCGGTCGCCTGGCTGACCCTGGCCGAGAGTGACGTTGAAACAGGTCAGCTGTTCCTGGCCCTGCAACGCGCGCTGCATGCCTATCCTGGCCTGCAGATTCCGCTGGACAACCTGCCAACGCCGGACCGCTTCCTGTCTGACCTGGTGAGGCGGCTCTCGGAGATGGACGGTTGCCTGGACCTGATCCTGGACCGCGCGGAGCGGGTCACCCGGTTGCAGGGAAGCTGGCTGGGTCAACTGGTGGACGCCCTGCCAGAAGGGCACCGCCTGATTCTGGCGGGCTACGACCTGAACGGCTTTCCCCTGGCCCGCCTGGTGGCTTCCGGACACGTGCAGCTGGTCACGCACACCCAGTTGCGCTTTACCCTGCAGGACACCGAAACCTTTTTGCAGTTGCGGGAAGCGTCGCAGGACGCTGCAGCCCTGCAGGACGCGCTGGAGGGCTGGCCCGTCGGCGTGGCGCTGGCCTGCGTTGAGGACGCTTCACCGGTGGAGCTGGACGACCTCCTGCACGACGTACTCGATCGCCTTCCCGGCGACGTCCGGCAGGCCTTACCAGAGCTGGCCCTGATGGAAGAGTGGAGCGAGAACATGGGACTGACGCTCGGCTTGACGCTGCCCGCCAATTGGCTGCGCACCACCCGTCAGGCGGGACTGCCACTGACGCCGCTCGGCCGGGGCCTGTACCGCCCCCATACCCTGCTGCTCGACACCCTCCGCACCGAGCTGGAACGTGATCCGGCGCGGGCCCTGCCGCTGCACCTGCGGCTGGCCGAACAGGCGGTTCAGCAGGGCGACCTCACCCGCGCGGTGCAGCACGCCGCCTGGGCTGGAGACGTCGCCCTGCTCGAACAGAGTGCCCAGACCCTCTTCCCGCGCTTGCGGGGCCGCCATGAGTTCGCGCTGCTGGCGGACCTGACGGCCCTGCACCCGGCCCCCCTTCCAGCCTGGTGGCAGGAATACAGCGCCGTGGCCCAGATCGAGACGGGCCAGGTGGCGGCGGGCCTGCGTCTGCTGGAGCAGCTGGAACAGGCCGGGGCATTGGGCACTCTCGGTTACGCGGCGTTGGCCCTGCAGGCGGCCCGGCGAGGAGATTTCGAGCAGCAATTGCAGCAGGCCGAGCGGGGGCTGGCATTGCCCGACAGCCCGGTGCATCAGGTGCTGAACATGCAGCGGGCCTCCGCCCTGATCTCCCTGCAGCGTCCAGAAGAGGGGCTTGAGGTCAGCCAGCAGATGGTGGAAGAGGCCCGGCGGCGTGGCCTCCCCCTGGACGAGGCCAACGGCCTCAACACCCAGCAGTACGCCCTGATGATGCTGCGCCGCTGGGACGAGCAGGAGGACGCGTTGACCCGCGCCCGTGCCCTGTTTGCGGCGAATGGACGGGCCTCGAGCGTCTTGCAGATTGACCAGCAGCTGCTGGACATCCACCTGCTGCATGGCCGCACGGCGGAGGCCGAAACCCTGCTGCGGGACGCCCTGCCGGCGGCCGAGCGCAATCAGCCGGTGCTGATGCCGACGCTGCTGCTGGCCAAGGCGCGGTTGCTGCTGGCCCGGAGCGACTGGAGTGCGGCGGCTGAAGCACTGGATCAGGCCGAAGCCCGCCTGCAGAGCCTGGGACTCACCGTGCTGCTGCCCTTCGTTCACTTCACGCGCTTTGACCTGTGCACCGCTCAGGGCGACGCTCCAGCCGCGTCGCGGGCCTTTGACGTGGGAGTGACCACCTCGGTGACTCCCTTGTTACGCGACCTGTATCTGCCGTTCTACGAGGGCGCCCGCGCCTTTGATACGGGGGACTGGCCCCGCGCCCGCAAAGCCCTGGGCCGCGCCGCGCATGAGAGTGCCGAACGCGGACATCAGCTGCGGGCAACGGTGCTACTGGCAGCCCTGGAGGAGGCCACAGGCCAGTCCGGGAGTCGCCACCTGCAGGCCGTTGCGGAGCAGTTTGGGGCTCTGGACGCTGCCCTGGTCTGTGCGGCGGATCAACCGCGCCTGACTGCGCTGGTCACGGCGCTCCAGGAACGCCAGCCAGATCATCCTCTGGCTCGCCTGGGACCGCTCCGGGTGGCCCATCCGCCCGCCAGCTTTCTGGTGCACGCCGAATCGCAGGTACGGGTGACCTTTGAGGGCCAACCGGTACGGCTGCCCCTCAGTAAGGCAGGTGAACTGCTGCTGTGGCTTCTCTGGTACGGCAGCGGCACCCTCCCTGAAATCCTCAATGCCCTGTGGGACGGCTCCCGTGATCCGCGGCACCACGAGTATTACCGGGTGGTGGTGCGCCGGCTGCGGGCCACCCTGCGTGGCCTGATCGGTCAGGACCTCGATCCGGTGCCCCACATTCAGGGCCGCTACAGCCTGCATCCCAACTTGGTGATCACGTCCACCCTGCACCAGGCGCTGCAGCAGGCCCGGCAGGGCAACCCGGTGGCCATTTTGCAGCTGCGGGCCGATGAACTGCTGGCCGATGTGGAGTCCGAGTGGGTGGAGGCCCTGCGCGAAGCGGTGCGCCGTGAACAGCACCTGGTGCTGGGAGACCTTGAGGGCCAACTGGCCTCCCGCGATCCTGACCGGGCCGTGCAGATCTTGAAAGACAGCCTGCGCCACCAGACCGATCAGGAAGCGTTCCACCTGTCCTTGATCCGGACTCTGCTGCTTCACCGCCCGGTTGAAGCCCCCGCGGCCTACCAGGGCTACGTCCACATGCTGGAAACGGCCCACGGTCAAACGCCGGATCCCGCGGTCCGGCGGGCCCTGACGGCCCTGGGGCTCAACGCCTGA
- a CDS encoding replication initiator protein A yields the protein MATRDADVELRHDEPNLARLNLVLAPNRTELYEWTKQLALDALGAIHITCTAPRNSLVPHGVDNDILLGLVNAAVLQGLPEDDTVRVTSRELLRLSGITPSARAYEKLRESLRRLQYTAYDVIDSWYDGSKHRWRTMSFSLIVKHSAEDNTADVTNLGQWRAQTVLAIKLDDGVIKNIRAGHILPLNFELLAKLTQPLTRNLFRTLSFQRQGSGQPVLAYSVPLSVWASHLGMHEMRPDTVMRALQPAHVELKATGFLQDVTYQGRGKSRVVHYTFGQVDATATDPEAAALLARYGVSGGRTLLLAQSHGLQAVKRAVGVLEALLRTEYRTKIRNKAGILTDILEQPHKYDILLIQAEGRQSSTPAVRHSAAQHPSDADAPVAVRDIAAAHIILMGTYDQPAERREIRDRVSALYVGGRVTTLDLIGMLGKSTAEAQAMLAHWTG from the coding sequence ATGGCGACCAGGGACGCAGACGTAGAGTTACGGCATGACGAACCGAACCTGGCCCGGCTCAACTTAGTCCTTGCACCCAACCGCACAGAGCTCTACGAATGGACCAAACAATTGGCCTTGGACGCACTGGGGGCGATTCACATCACCTGTACGGCGCCGCGCAACAGTTTGGTTCCGCATGGCGTCGACAATGACATCTTGCTGGGCTTGGTAAATGCTGCCGTGTTGCAAGGCCTTCCGGAAGATGACACGGTGCGGGTGACCAGCCGGGAACTGCTGCGGCTCAGTGGAATCACCCCCAGTGCCCGCGCCTATGAGAAATTACGCGAGTCGCTCCGCCGTTTGCAGTACACCGCCTATGACGTCATTGACAGCTGGTATGACGGTAGCAAGCACCGCTGGCGCACCATGAGCTTCAGCCTGATCGTGAAGCATTCGGCTGAAGACAACACGGCAGACGTCACCAACCTCGGGCAATGGCGTGCCCAGACGGTGCTGGCTATCAAACTGGATGATGGCGTGATCAAAAATATTCGGGCCGGTCATATTCTGCCGCTGAATTTTGAGCTGTTGGCCAAGTTAACTCAGCCTCTGACCCGCAACCTGTTCCGCACCCTGTCGTTCCAGCGGCAGGGGAGCGGGCAGCCTGTGTTGGCTTATTCGGTTCCGCTGAGTGTGTGGGCCAGCCACCTCGGGATGCACGAGATGCGGCCCGATACGGTCATGCGCGCGCTTCAGCCCGCCCATGTCGAGTTGAAAGCGACGGGCTTCTTGCAGGACGTGACCTATCAGGGCCGGGGGAAATCGCGTGTGGTGCACTACACCTTTGGCCAGGTGGACGCCACAGCCACTGACCCCGAAGCGGCCGCACTGTTGGCCCGCTACGGGGTCAGTGGAGGGCGCACACTTCTATTGGCCCAGAGCCACGGACTGCAAGCGGTGAAGCGGGCCGTGGGGGTCTTGGAGGCCCTGCTGCGAACGGAGTACCGCACCAAGATCCGGAACAAAGCCGGAATCCTGACAGATATTCTGGAGCAACCTCACAAGTACGACATCCTGCTGATCCAAGCGGAAGGTCGGCAGTCCAGCACTCCAGCCGTTCGCCATTCAGCGGCTCAGCACCCCAGCGATGCGGATGCACCGGTGGCTGTCCGGGATATTGCGGCGGCACACATTATTCTGATGGGCACTTACGATCAACCTGCTGAACGCCGAGAGATTCGGGATCGGGTCTCGGCCCTGTATGTCGGGGGCCGAGTCACGACCCTCGACTTAATCGGAATGTTGGGCAAAAGTACTGCCGAGGCTCAAGCCATGCTCGCCCATTGGACAGGATAG
- a CDS encoding class III lanthipeptide: MNKILKLQSLSTTSLVEDTAAWSTSSYGCNTVGTDEWSTASNGCTKTQQVN; encoded by the coding sequence ATGAACAAGATCTTGAAACTCCAGAGCCTGTCCACCACCAGCCTCGTCGAAGACACCGCTGCCTGGAGCACGAGCAGCTACGGCTGTAACACGGTCGGCACTGATGAGTGGAGCACCGCCAGCAACGGCTGCACCAAAACGCAACAAGTCAACTGA
- a CDS encoding HEAT repeat domain-containing protein has product MNFKIGELAQRTGLTIRTLRHYDALGLLKPTERTPSAYRLYSPTDLTRLLHIQSLKTLGLTLPEIARALDDPAYAAQNILQQHIEVLEARIAQEQHLVSRLRELQGTAEASWTEIAETIALTQRVARQVGHFMQTAQNLTQQLTLSDEQLQSLQDQSWDSGNDDWETLLTQVFTALEEGIPPTSQEAQTLALRWQRLVGRTTADCPEIAQALGRAYEHHVPAELHSAWTFISEAMSSQQDGAAMTNQRAVTNLLHPDKNVRIRAALDLGAAQHRAALPTLIERLGCEPDFFVRENLTWAIVRMGVEAVPPLLGLLEHSDAAVRLQSVHALSKLADPVSVAALGQAVRDPDDEVARKAIFALGQLGHSGALSTLVAEVGHPDNERRNTLSRALMEFRQDALFPLRELLQHPEARRRAHAADILGLLGESAAAPALTEALLDHTWEVRFAALSALGHLTGEEARQGIEQATQLADSRLRAVAQRLAAHRPERPSSLQERLKQRREKGERTRP; this is encoded by the coding sequence GTGAACTTTAAGATCGGGGAACTGGCCCAACGAACGGGCCTCACTATTCGTACCCTGCGCCATTACGACGCGCTGGGCCTCCTCAAACCCACTGAGCGCACCCCGTCCGCTTACCGTCTGTACTCACCCACAGACCTGACCCGCCTGCTCCACATCCAAAGCCTCAAGACCCTGGGGCTGACCCTGCCGGAGATCGCCCGGGCGCTGGACGACCCTGCCTACGCCGCACAAAACATCCTTCAGCAACACATTGAGGTGCTCGAGGCGCGCATCGCACAGGAGCAGCACTTGGTCAGCCGTCTGCGCGAATTGCAGGGAACCGCTGAGGCGAGCTGGACGGAGATCGCCGAAACCATCGCCCTGACCCAGCGTGTGGCCCGGCAGGTGGGACATTTTATGCAGACGGCACAGAACCTCACGCAGCAACTTACTCTCAGTGACGAACAACTCCAGAGCCTCCAGGACCAGTCCTGGGACTCGGGCAATGATGATTGGGAGACGCTGCTGACCCAGGTCTTTACCGCATTGGAAGAGGGTATTCCCCCCACTTCCCAAGAAGCCCAAACCCTGGCACTTCGCTGGCAGCGTCTGGTCGGGCGCACCACCGCTGACTGCCCTGAAATTGCCCAAGCTCTTGGAAGGGCTTACGAACATCACGTCCCGGCAGAGCTGCACAGCGCCTGGACGTTTATTTCAGAGGCGATGTCCTCTCAACAAGACGGAGCAGCCATGACGAATCAGCGCGCGGTAACCAACCTGCTCCATCCCGACAAGAACGTCCGTATCCGGGCGGCGCTGGATCTGGGCGCTGCCCAGCACCGGGCTGCCCTACCTACTCTGATCGAACGGCTGGGCTGTGAACCGGACTTCTTTGTCCGAGAGAACCTGACCTGGGCCATCGTGCGGATGGGTGTGGAGGCCGTACCGCCGCTCCTTGGATTGCTGGAGCATTCGGACGCTGCGGTGCGCTTGCAGTCCGTTCACGCGCTGAGCAAGTTGGCCGATCCTGTAAGTGTGGCGGCCTTGGGGCAAGCGGTTCGCGACCCAGATGACGAGGTGGCCCGCAAAGCGATCTTTGCCCTGGGACAGCTGGGCCACTCGGGAGCACTGAGCACGTTGGTCGCAGAGGTGGGCCACCCGGACAATGAGCGGCGCAACACGCTCAGCAGAGCCCTGATGGAGTTTAGACAGGACGCGCTGTTCCCTCTACGGGAATTGCTGCAGCACCCGGAGGCCCGACGGCGTGCCCATGCCGCAGATATCTTGGGGTTGCTCGGTGAGTCGGCGGCTGCGCCTGCCCTGACGGAAGCCTTGTTGGACCACACTTGGGAGGTTCGGTTCGCGGCGCTCAGCGCGCTGGGCCACCTGACAGGTGAAGAGGCCAGACAGGGCATTGAGCAGGCGACCCAACTCGCGGACTCCAGACTGCGGGCGGTGGCGCAGCGGCTGGCGGCCCACCGTCCCGAGCGGCCCAGTTCCCTCCAGGAAAGGCTTAAGCAACGCCGCGAGAAGGGTGAGCGCACCCGGCCGTAG
- a CDS encoding IS1 family transposase, which translates to MLECDELCTFVAQQTKNIWIWLAMNRATRQIVGCFIGNRDAAGAFGLWQSLPTPYLDAVCHTDGLSAYKGVVFGGLHVIGGTQHIERFNATLRLRVAHLVRKSLSFSRKQEHLELLIWMFIHRYNASLR; encoded by the coding sequence GTGCTGGAGTGTGACGAGTTATGCACCTTTGTGGCGCAGCAGACAAAGAACATCTGGATCTGGCTCGCCATGAACCGCGCCACCCGTCAGATCGTCGGCTGTTTCATCGGAAACCGAGATGCCGCTGGAGCCTTCGGGTTGTGGCAGAGCTTGCCCACCCCTTATCTCGATGCCGTGTGTCATACCGACGGCCTGAGTGCCTATAAAGGCGTCGTTTTTGGTGGGCTGCACGTGATCGGCGGGACACAACATATCGAACGCTTCAATGCCACGTTGCGGCTTCGGGTCGCTCATTTGGTACGCAAGAGCCTGTCCTTTAGCCGCAAACAAGAGCATCTCGAACTCCTGATCTGGATGTTCATTCACCGCTACAACGCGTCATTACGTTGA
- a CDS encoding class III lanthipeptide produces the protein MNKILKLQSLSTTSLVEDTAAWSTSSYGCNTVGTDEWSTASNGCTRTQEVN, from the coding sequence ATGAACAAGATCTTGAAACTTCAGAGCCTGTCCACCACCAGCCTCGTCGAGGACACCGCCGCTTGGAGCACCAGCAGCTACGGCTGCAACACGGTCGGCACTGATGAGTGGAGCACCGCCAGCAACGGCTGCACCCGCACCCAGGAAGTCAACTGA
- a CDS encoding type II toxin-antitoxin system VapC family toxin gives MQTAIARAEPVVVSGLAYPELSALTQRQHRDHVGRLRTSQVSALLEQFREDWDTLYVVPVDEALLLEASVLVIRQAAFGLRAMDTIHVASALLAAEAFEGLRFLTFDTRQQQAALAEGLALFPEG, from the coding sequence GTGCAAACCGCCATCGCGCGGGCCGAACCCGTGGTAGTCAGTGGTCTGGCTTATCCTGAACTATCTGCCTTGACTCAGCGTCAACACCGCGACCACGTTGGAAGGCTAAGGACCAGCCAAGTGAGCGCCCTGTTGGAACAGTTCCGAGAAGACTGGGACACCCTATATGTCGTGCCCGTCGATGAAGCCCTGCTGTTAGAAGCGTCGGTGTTGGTGATCCGCCAGGCGGCATTCGGCCTGCGGGCGATGGACACCATTCATGTGGCCAGTGCCCTGCTTGCGGCAGAAGCATTTGAGGGCCTGCGCTTCCTGACCTTTGATACCCGCCAACAGCAGGCCGCTCTAGCCGAGGGGCTGGCGCTCTTCCCAGAAGGCTGA
- a CDS encoding class III lanthipeptide: MNKILKLQSLSTTSLVEDTAAWSTSSYGCNTVGTDEWSTASNGCTKTQQVN; encoded by the coding sequence ATGAACAAGATCTTGAAACTTCAGAGCCTGTCCACCACCAGCCTCGTCGAAGACACCGCCGCTTGGAGCACGAGCAGCTACGGCTGCAACACGGTCGGCACCGACGAGTGGAGCACGGCCAGCAACGGCTGCACCAAGACCCAACAAGTCAACTGA
- a CDS encoding helix-turn-helix transcriptional regulator, producing the protein MGLQMNLGAYLERRGITAYRLVKATEGRLAPATVYGLAARPAQRIDLATVGTVLEALSALTGSPVQVQDVLETLDAEGDQRREDARRRIAAPRKAAGKLQGSAAPRKATGACPTNWPRCAGVTFDPSVSAVSGHISLAAGLPDQRPVPYPSANRHRAGRTRGSQWSGLS; encoded by the coding sequence ATGGGCCTGCAAATGAACCTGGGAGCGTACTTGGAGCGTCGGGGCATCACCGCCTACCGCCTAGTCAAAGCCACCGAAGGGCGGCTGGCTCCGGCCACGGTGTACGGGCTGGCCGCCAGACCCGCCCAGCGCATCGACCTCGCCACAGTGGGCACGGTGCTGGAGGCTCTGTCAGCACTCACCGGCTCCCCCGTGCAGGTGCAAGACGTGTTGGAGACTCTGGATGCCGAAGGCGACCAGCGCCGCGAGGATGCCCGCCGCCGCATTGCCGCGCCCCGTAAGGCGGCAGGCAAACTGCAGGGCAGCGCCGCGCCCCGGAAGGCGACTGGAGCGTGCCCGACCAATTGGCCGAGATGCGCGGGCGTGACCTTTGACCCAAGCGTCTCCGCTGTTTCTGGACACATCAGCCTTGCTGCGGGCCTACCTGACCAAAGACCAGTTCCATACCCAAGTGCAAACCGCCATCGCGCGGGCCGAACCCGTGGTAGTCAGTGGTCTGGCTTATCCTGA
- a CDS encoding DUF1016 N-terminal domain-containing protein — translation MIGRLSQDLRTEFPELEGFSPTNLNDMRMFAGASPGFEFGQQPVDPLPWGHLVTLLTSIKEPA, via the coding sequence GTGATCGGACGGCTCTCCCAAGACCTGCGCACGGAGTTCCCGGAGCTCGAAGGGTTTTCCCCCACCAACCTGAACGACATGCGCATGTTTGCCGGCGCCTCTCCTGGCTTCGAATTTGGTCAACAGCCTGTTGACCCATTGCCCTGGGGCCATCTGGTGACGCTGCTGACCAGTATCAAAGAGCCAGCCTAG
- a CDS encoding helix-turn-helix domain-containing protein has protein sequence MPSKKRPASSVRILFGRRLREERHAREITLEELAERSDMNWSYIAQVERGVRNVSIDNMAALADGLGLPLRDLL, from the coding sequence ATGCCCTCCAAGAAACGCCCAGCCAGTAGCGTCCGCATTCTTTTTGGACGCCGTCTGCGTGAGGAGCGTCATGCCCGCGAGATCACCCTTGAAGAGTTGGCGGAACGCTCGGATATGAATTGGAGCTATATCGCTCAAGTGGAGCGGGGAGTGAGAAACGTCAGTATCGACAATATGGCCGCTTTGGCAGACGGACTTGGCCTGCCACTTCGCGACCTGCTCTGA